One segment of Nitrospinota bacterium DNA contains the following:
- a CDS encoding methyl-accepting chemotaxis protein, translating to MRLKKRILLGFTAPVIIFTIMSAVIYANLMALHSAFDNVGGTVEKVTLAGDLPRHMNFTIGAVRGYVITHDKSHKQSIEDGLKELDGDTERLEKTLTHPDQKNRLKQLMEVAAKYRKEVAEPLVQIVESGKKVDIISLVNKGTSYAREMDKISADFNVKERQILQDEESKFTATLNLMIYELIGGAVVLIGISMAIAYFISKETFKSVSEIVNSISSSSAEISTTVSEHERTATQQAASVSQTSATVEELGVSARQTSEQAETAAATSQKGVALSEKGSGAVQTTLDGMGRTKDKARIISEQILKLSEQTGQIGGMAAMVNDIANQVNLLALNAAVEAARAGEHGRGFAVVAQEIRKLADQTKKSIERVNALVNDVQKATNAVVMASEEGTKTIDEGAQLTGQMADVFNSISDAMKSIYENAQKVMLNARQQDAAIGQVSEAVNSISGGARETAAGISQTKIGVEKLKETAVRLKELV from the coding sequence ATGAGGCTTAAAAAGCGGATACTTCTCGGATTCACCGCTCCGGTAATTATTTTCACGATCATGTCGGCGGTCATTTACGCGAACCTAATGGCGCTTCATAGCGCGTTTGACAATGTGGGCGGCACAGTGGAAAAAGTGACCTTGGCGGGTGATTTGCCACGCCATATGAACTTTACCATAGGAGCCGTGAGGGGCTACGTGATAACGCATGACAAAAGCCACAAGCAAAGCATAGAAGATGGATTAAAGGAATTAGACGGCGACACTGAAAGGCTTGAGAAAACATTGACTCATCCTGACCAGAAAAACCGCTTGAAACAGTTAATGGAGGTGGCCGCGAAATACAGAAAGGAAGTTGCCGAACCTTTAGTGCAAATCGTAGAAAGCGGCAAGAAGGTGGATATCATTTCGCTTGTCAATAAGGGGACGTCTTATGCCAGGGAGATGGACAAAATATCGGCCGATTTCAACGTCAAGGAAAGGCAGATATTGCAGGATGAGGAAAGCAAATTCACCGCCACTTTGAACCTGATGATCTACGAACTGATCGGGGGAGCCGTCGTGTTGATCGGCATTTCCATGGCTATCGCGTATTTCATCTCCAAAGAAACGTTCAAGAGCGTAAGCGAGATCGTCAATTCCATCTCAAGCTCCTCCGCCGAAATATCAACCACCGTATCCGAACACGAGCGCACGGCGACGCAGCAGGCGGCTTCCGTCAGCCAGACCAGCGCGACAGTGGAGGAGCTTGGAGTCTCCGCCCGGCAGACGTCCGAGCAGGCGGAAACGGCGGCGGCCACTTCGCAGAAGGGAGTGGCCCTGTCCGAAAAAGGGTCCGGCGCGGTGCAGACAACCCTGGACGGGATGGGCAGGACAAAAGACAAGGCCCGGATCATATCCGAGCAGATATTAAAGCTAAGCGAGCAGACGGGGCAGATCGGCGGCATGGCGGCCATGGTGAACGACATCGCAAACCAGGTGAACCTGCTGGCGCTCAACGCGGCGGTGGAGGCGGCCCGGGCGGGGGAGCATGGCCGGGGTTTCGCCGTTGTGGCGCAGGAGATACGCAAGCTGGCCGACCAGACTAAAAAATCAATCGAGAGGGTCAACGCGCTGGTGAACGACGTGCAGAAGGCGACAAACGCGGTGGTCATGGCGTCGGAGGAGGGGACAAAGACCATAGACGAGGGGGCGCAACTGACCGGGCAGATGGCGGACGTATTCAACAGCATATCCGACGCAATGAAGTCTATATACGAGAACGCACAGAAAGTCATGCTAAACGCCAGGCAGCAGGACGCGGCCATCGGCCAGGTGTCCGAGGCGGTGAACTCCATCAGCGGCGGAGCCAGGGAGACCGCCGCCGGGATAAGCCAGACGAAGATAGGCGTAGAGAAGCTCAAGGAGACCGCGGTGAGGCTGAAGGAACTTGTATGA
- a CDS encoding response regulator: MIKDAEMRDLYRIESGERLRDIENSVLALEANPAEPAPLEPLLRDIHSLKGASRMLEVTAVERIAHAMEDYLAPVRKGEAALTKNMADTIYNSLDAVKRLVREAVTGEESGVDIPAVVHSLIGDAPGQVESSTNAPATGGASGSQSRGEPLYQMDTVRVKTDKLDSLLTHSGELVVLKTRMAHRLVQAEEAMGLCDELAKERQDGNGVIRRLSAAISELRDAINEDESKLEFISSEMENGIRNIRLVPFHVLFDLFPRMTRDLAAARGVETLLLIEGGDTKADKKVIEEMKDPIMHLIRNAIDHGIEPPDERERAGKPRAGTITLSAQRTETSVEIRVADDGRGLDTETIKQAAIKRKMISAELAGALTGPDIQALIFASGFSTSAFATDISGRGIGLDAVRVITESLKGSIHIESTPGAGCVMRIKLPVTLSATRALIVMSEGRRYAIPIEFTKSARMVSRGDVFPVEGRDTIVVDGAPVAITGLLEILEMPAAGVKSSRNGQAPRNGSFPCVTLFAGDQTAAVRVDELLDELEITLKPRCSLLKRVRNISGSTILGNGEVCAVLNPPDVIRTVRKRSMPKGAAVAADSSNVAERKRAVLVVEDSITTRTQLKRIITGAGYDVVTAVDGMDACEKMAASSFDAVVSDVMMPKMNGLALTARIRADQRSKDLPVILVTTLASDADKKKGLEAGANAYIPKPAFDQKLLLETLRRFI, translated from the coding sequence ATGATAAAAGACGCGGAGATGCGCGATCTTTACAGGATCGAAAGCGGTGAGCGTCTGCGCGATATTGAAAATAGCGTTCTTGCCCTGGAGGCCAATCCGGCGGAACCCGCTCCGCTAGAACCGCTGTTGCGGGACATTCACAGCCTGAAGGGCGCTTCCCGGATGCTCGAGGTGACGGCGGTGGAGCGCATTGCCCATGCGATGGAGGACTATCTTGCGCCAGTGCGCAAGGGCGAGGCCGCGCTCACGAAAAACATGGCGGACACTATTTATAACTCGCTGGACGCGGTAAAGAGACTTGTCCGCGAAGCCGTCACCGGCGAGGAATCGGGAGTGGACATCCCGGCGGTTGTCCATTCTTTAATCGGAGACGCGCCTGGTCAAGTTGAAAGCTCCACCAACGCTCCGGCAACTGGCGGCGCCTCTGGCTCCCAATCGCGGGGGGAACCTTTGTACCAGATGGACACTGTGCGGGTGAAGACGGACAAGCTTGATTCCCTGCTCACTCACTCAGGAGAACTTGTGGTTTTGAAAACCCGCATGGCGCACAGGCTTGTCCAGGCTGAGGAAGCGATGGGCCTTTGCGACGAACTGGCGAAAGAGCGCCAGGATGGGAACGGGGTGATACGGCGCTTGAGCGCGGCGATTAGCGAACTGCGTGACGCGATAAACGAAGACGAATCAAAACTTGAATTCATTTCCAGCGAAATGGAGAACGGCATACGCAACATACGGCTTGTGCCGTTCCACGTTTTGTTCGATCTTTTTCCGCGCATGACGCGCGACCTGGCCGCTGCCCGGGGCGTTGAGACGCTCCTTTTGATCGAAGGTGGCGACACGAAGGCGGACAAGAAAGTCATCGAGGAGATGAAAGACCCGATCATGCACCTGATCCGCAACGCCATAGACCACGGTATAGAGCCGCCGGATGAGCGGGAACGGGCGGGAAAACCAAGAGCTGGAACAATAACCCTTTCGGCGCAAAGGACCGAAACAAGCGTGGAAATCCGCGTTGCCGACGACGGACGGGGATTGGACACGGAAACCATAAAACAGGCGGCCATAAAGCGCAAAATGATCAGCGCGGAGTTGGCCGGCGCCCTGACCGGACCGGACATACAGGCGCTCATCTTCGCGTCCGGATTTTCCACCAGCGCTTTCGCCACCGACATTTCCGGCAGGGGAATCGGGCTGGACGCTGTGAGGGTCATAACGGAATCGCTCAAAGGCTCCATCCATATCGAATCAACGCCGGGAGCGGGATGCGTGATGAGGATAAAACTGCCGGTAACGCTTTCGGCGACCCGGGCGCTGATCGTGATGTCGGAAGGGAGACGCTACGCCATACCTATAGAGTTCACCAAATCGGCGCGTATGGTCTCACGGGGGGATGTGTTCCCCGTGGAAGGGCGTGACACGATTGTGGTGGACGGGGCCCCTGTGGCCATAACCGGGCTTTTGGAAATACTGGAAATGCCGGCGGCCGGAGTGAAATCGTCAAGGAACGGGCAGGCTCCACGCAACGGATCTTTCCCATGCGTGACGTTGTTCGCTGGCGATCAAACCGCCGCCGTGCGGGTGGACGAACTGCTCGACGAACTGGAAATAACGCTAAAGCCCCGCTGTTCCCTGCTAAAGCGGGTCCGCAACATTTCCGGTTCAACAATTTTAGGCAACGGTGAGGTTTGCGCCGTTCTCAATCCACCGGACGTGATCCGGACAGTTCGCAAGCGCTCCATGCCCAAGGGTGCGGCCGTGGCCGCCGATTCGTCCAACGTGGCGGAAAGGAAGCGCGCGGTGCTGGTGGTGGAGGACTCCATCACCACAAGGACGCAGTTAAAGCGAATTATCACCGGAGCGGGGTATGACGTGGTGACGGCGGTGGACGGCATGGACGCATGCGAAAAGATGGCGGCCAGTTCGTTTGACGCCGTGGTGTCCGACGTGATGATGCCGAAGATGAACGGGCTGGCGCTCACCGCCAGGATAAGGGCGGACCAACGGTCTAAAGACCTGCCCGTGATACTGGTGACCACGCTGGCGTCGGACGCGGACAAGAAAAAGGGGCTGGAGGCGGGCGCCAACGCATACATTCCAAAGCCCGCGTTCGACCAGAAATTATTGCTGGAAACGTTAAGAAGATTTATTTGA
- the cheB gene encoding chemotaxis-specific protein-glutamate methyltransferase CheB — translation MCPASRTSLQGGGVIKVLLVDDSIVAQALLKKMLSTSPDISVVGSAHDGEEALSMIPVLDPDVIITDIHMPRMDGLKFTETVMDKFPRPILVVSVSVERNSVNVFRMLQSGAIDVFPKPKAGGEEEFALRAGELISKVRILAGVHVMRRKEGMETHKAPLPSSLLTGGKAKNFSLVAIGASTGGPQALYEILSRLPRDFSIPVICVQHISDGFIDGMVEWLQTGCQLEVRKARHGEIPLPGNVYFPGEGAHLIVDSYGAFRYLDEPPVNGHRPSITLAFKSIAREFGSGAIGVLLTGMGNDGAEGLKTLDSAGAVTIAQDADTCVVFGMPKSAIDIGAAQYVLPLEEIAPAIILKIAGEGRK, via the coding sequence ATGTGTCCAGCTTCGCGGACAAGCCTTCAAGGCGGCGGCGTCATAAAGGTCCTCCTGGTGGACGATTCAATTGTCGCCCAGGCGTTGCTGAAGAAAATGCTTTCGACCTCGCCGGACATATCCGTTGTCGGCTCCGCGCACGACGGTGAGGAGGCGCTTTCGATGATCCCCGTCCTTGATCCGGACGTCATAATTACGGACATTCACATGCCCAGGATGGACGGGCTCAAATTCACCGAGACCGTTATGGATAAATTCCCCCGGCCGATACTGGTGGTCAGCGTGTCGGTGGAAAGGAATTCGGTCAACGTTTTCCGGATGCTTCAGTCCGGGGCGATAGATGTGTTTCCAAAACCCAAGGCAGGGGGGGAAGAGGAATTCGCGCTGCGCGCCGGCGAGCTTATCAGCAAGGTCCGGATTCTCGCCGGTGTGCATGTGATGAGAAGAAAGGAGGGAATGGAGACGCACAAAGCCCCGCTGCCTTCTTCTTTATTGACCGGGGGAAAAGCAAAGAATTTCAGCCTCGTCGCAATAGGCGCTTCAACCGGAGGCCCGCAGGCTTTATACGAAATTCTTTCACGCCTGCCGCGGGATTTTTCCATACCGGTCATCTGCGTGCAGCATATCAGCGATGGATTCATAGACGGGATGGTGGAGTGGCTTCAAACAGGCTGCCAGCTTGAAGTCCGCAAAGCGCGGCACGGGGAGATCCCATTGCCGGGCAATGTCTATTTTCCCGGCGAAGGGGCGCATCTTATAGTGGACAGCTATGGCGCATTCAGGTATCTGGATGAGCCGCCTGTAAACGGGCACCGTCCGTCCATCACTCTGGCATTCAAGTCTATCGCGCGGGAATTCGGAAGCGGCGCCATAGGCGTCCTTCTCACCGGAATGGGGAATGACGGGGCGGAAGGGCTCAAAACCCTGGATTCGGCAGGCGCGGTGACCATCGCGCAGGACGCGGACACATGCGTTGTGTTCGGCATGCCCAAAAGCGCGATAGATATCGGCGCCGCCCAATATGTGCTGCCGCTCGAAGAGATAGCGCCGGCCATCATTCTAAAGATCGCTGGCGAAGGAAGGAAGTAA
- a CDS encoding response regulator, translating to MNSKAGKEILIVEDSEVQAVLLQRMLTQRGFKIARAKDGEEGLYMAQSHKPALIISDIIMPRMDGWRMCWQIKRDPEIKDTPVILLTQLSEVEDVIRGLEAGADYYITKPFAPDFLAAKAEYFIANHVPAAESGEEGPLDVTYAGKQFHVTSGRMRILNLLLSIYENAVEQNKELVRVQQGLATLNDQLEEKVRLRTAALIAEVDERILAEEKLKSVNRALRTLSGSNRALIRSIREEELLSDICRVAVKSGGYHMAWIGYLDNRAVKSARLMAWAGPENMDGKMVQAAWPQTCGDDWPMARASQSGAPFIARDILDNPEFAYMRGHAIDTGYCSCASFPLKVKGVVMGVVNIYSTNAEAFSTDELALLDEMAGDIAYGIGSLRERGAREKAEKQVLESEEKFRLMMEAAQDAVILVDGDGITQSWNGSAERIFGYAASQTLGKSIIDYIVPPDNREAVCQWLGQFKISGSGPLIGKVTEVTAMKADGAFLPVDMSLSSVQIGGKWMAIGLLSDISERKQTEQMLLQSEKMASIGHLAAGIVHEINNPVSYVSSNIGYLKQEIGKLFETFGSAPQNPEDSERRIENAHKAEKEFVEILKESGEGIQRIIAIIRNLKTFTHVSDEKWETADIHKVITGSLNIVRNEIKYKAEVAMQFESKYADMVECIPNQLSQVFINLIVNAGQAIKEKGIISIRTRDAGESVAVEISDTGEGISRENMKRVFEPFFTTKPAGKGTGLGLSLSYKIVQKHGGSINVKSDAGKGTMFTVTLPVRHTSSG from the coding sequence ATGAATAGCAAAGCCGGGAAGGAAATCCTCATCGTCGAGGACAGCGAGGTGCAGGCCGTCCTTTTGCAAAGGATGCTCACCCAGCGCGGCTTTAAAATAGCCCGCGCCAAGGATGGCGAGGAGGGGCTTTACATGGCCCAATCGCATAAGCCCGCGCTTATCATCAGCGACATCATCATGCCCAGGATGGATGGATGGCGGATGTGCTGGCAGATCAAAAGGGACCCTGAAATAAAGGACACCCCGGTGATCCTGCTCACCCAGCTGTCTGAAGTGGAGGACGTGATAAGAGGGCTGGAGGCCGGGGCCGATTACTATATTACAAAACCTTTCGCCCCGGATTTCCTGGCCGCCAAAGCGGAATATTTTATCGCCAACCATGTCCCGGCGGCCGAATCCGGCGAGGAGGGTCCTCTTGACGTGACATACGCCGGGAAACAATTCCACGTCACCTCCGGGAGGATGCGGATTTTAAACCTGCTTCTTTCGATTTACGAGAACGCGGTGGAGCAGAACAAGGAGCTTGTCCGCGTCCAGCAGGGGCTTGCCACGCTCAACGATCAACTGGAGGAAAAGGTGCGGCTGCGCACGGCGGCGCTGATCGCCGAAGTTGACGAACGCATACTTGCGGAAGAAAAACTGAAAAGTGTGAACAGGGCGCTTAGAACATTAAGCGGCAGCAACCGTGCGCTTATCCGCTCTATCAGGGAGGAGGAGCTTTTGAGCGATATATGCCGTGTCGCGGTAAAATCCGGCGGATATCATATGGCGTGGATCGGCTACCTGGATAACCGCGCGGTGAAATCCGCCCGCCTGATGGCGTGGGCCGGGCCGGAGAATATGGACGGCAAGATGGTCCAGGCGGCATGGCCGCAGACTTGCGGCGATGATTGGCCGATGGCAAGGGCGTCGCAAAGCGGCGCGCCATTTATCGCAAGGGATATCCTGGATAATCCTGAGTTCGCATACATGCGCGGCCACGCCATTGATACCGGATATTGCTCATGCGCTTCGTTTCCCCTGAAGGTAAAAGGCGTTGTTATGGGCGTGGTGAATATTTATTCCACGAACGCGGAAGCGTTTTCCACCGACGAATTGGCCCTGCTTGATGAAATGGCCGGAGATATCGCATATGGCATAGGCTCGTTAAGGGAACGCGGGGCGAGAGAGAAGGCGGAAAAACAGGTGCTGGAAAGCGAGGAAAAGTTCCGCCTGATGATGGAAGCCGCTCAGGACGCTGTCATCCTGGTTGACGGTGACGGGATAACGCAGAGTTGGAACGGGTCCGCGGAGAGGATTTTCGGCTACGCCGCCTCCCAGACGTTGGGAAAATCCATAATAGACTATATAGTGCCGCCAGATAACCGGGAGGCCGTCTGCCAGTGGCTCGGGCAGTTCAAAATAAGCGGGTCCGGGCCGCTGATCGGAAAAGTGACCGAAGTGACGGCCATGAAGGCCGACGGCGCCTTCTTGCCGGTTGACATGTCCCTTTCATCCGTGCAAATCGGCGGCAAATGGATGGCCATCGGTCTGTTAAGCGACATATCGGAAAGGAAACAGACCGAGCAGATGCTTTTACAGTCGGAAAAAATGGCCTCAATCGGGCACCTTGCGGCGGGCATTGTCCACGAGATAAACAATCCCGTAAGCTACGTCAGTTCGAATATCGGTTATTTGAAGCAGGAAATCGGAAAATTATTCGAAACATTCGGATCGGCCCCGCAAAATCCGGAAGACTCGGAGCGCCGCATTGAAAATGCCCACAAAGCCGAAAAGGAATTTGTGGAAATACTCAAGGAGTCCGGCGAGGGGATCCAAAGGATCATCGCAATCATAAGGAACCTGAAAACGTTCACCCATGTTTCCGACGAAAAATGGGAGACTGCCGATATTCACAAGGTCATCACAGGATCGCTGAACATTGTCCGCAACGAAATTAAATACAAAGCGGAAGTGGCGATGCAGTTTGAGTCCAAATACGCGGATATGGTGGAGTGCATTCCCAACCAGTTAAGCCAGGTGTTCATCAATTTGATTGTGAACGCGGGGCAGGCCATAAAAGAAAAGGGAATCATAAGCATCCGCACAAGAGACGCTGGCGAATCGGTGGCGGTGGAGATAAGCGACACGGGCGAGGGTATTTCCAGGGAGAACATGAAACGTGTATTTGAACCTTTTTTCACCACAAAACCCGCCGGAAAAGGGACCGGGCTTGGCTTGTCGCTTTCGTATAAGATCGTCCAGAAGCACGGCGGGTCGATCAACGTAAAAAGCGATGCCGGGAAAGGGACGATGTTCACAGTAACGCTGCCAGTGCGCCATACTTCCAGTGGCTGA